A single genomic interval of Flavihumibacter rivuli harbors:
- a CDS encoding acyltransferase family protein: protein MRRIALLDYARFFAAMMVLVFHYWYDAIRHGKIFSISYTPVISTIAKAGYLGVEFFFMISGYVIFFSANQKTAVAFASARAKRLYPAYWSALILTTVVILSWGEPSQTVTWRQFLGNLTMLQSRLGIEHIDVVYWTLHYELAFYACITLILLVGLQRKLPTIITFWPLAILLVSWLDQWEVPVLTGYYSYFAAGALFAIRKEEKNNLNLLSLCLAFYCCCWFALGQPQWIDTEKWLLPGNMVIIAIITLFFVFFHFLNSPGWQQKDLPLAGLLGALSYPIYLLHNEIGVILLNHWATDSNKWFVYLLVIACIIALAFLVHKLVEKRMAGLWERFFRFVLAKPIAYLESKRFWI, encoded by the coding sequence ATGAGAAGGATAGCCCTGCTGGACTATGCACGATTCTTTGCTGCCATGATGGTATTGGTTTTCCATTATTGGTATGACGCCATCCGTCATGGCAAGATCTTCTCCATTTCCTATACACCGGTCATCTCCACCATTGCAAAAGCAGGTTACCTTGGGGTGGAGTTCTTCTTCATGATCAGTGGCTATGTCATTTTCTTTTCTGCTAACCAAAAGACGGCTGTAGCATTCGCAAGTGCCAGGGCTAAAAGGCTTTATCCTGCCTATTGGTCGGCATTGATCCTGACCACAGTAGTCATTCTTAGTTGGGGTGAGCCGTCACAAACCGTTACCTGGCGCCAATTCCTTGGAAACCTGACCATGCTCCAGAGCAGGTTAGGCATTGAACATATCGATGTTGTCTACTGGACCTTACACTACGAGTTGGCTTTTTATGCATGCATCACGCTGATCCTTCTTGTGGGCTTGCAAAGAAAATTACCAACCATTATTACTTTTTGGCCATTGGCCATCTTGTTGGTTTCATGGTTGGATCAATGGGAGGTCCCGGTATTGACAGGATACTATAGCTATTTTGCGGCAGGTGCATTATTTGCCATAAGAAAAGAAGAAAAAAATAATCTCAATTTATTGAGTTTATGCCTCGCCTTCTATTGTTGCTGCTGGTTCGCACTCGGCCAACCCCAATGGATCGATACAGAAAAATGGTTACTGCCAGGCAATATGGTGATCATCGCCATCATCACCCTATTTTTCGTGTTCTTTCATTTTCTCAACTCACCCGGATGGCAACAAAAAGACCTCCCCTTGGCAGGCCTCCTGGGAGCCCTCTCGTATCCTATCTATTTACTACACAATGAAATTGGTGTTATCCTACTCAACCACTGGGCCACCGACAGCAATAAATGGTTTGTTTACCTCCTGGTGATCGCCTGCATCATTGCCCTGGCATTCCTGGTGCATAAATTAGTGGAGAAAAGAATGGCTGGTCTATGGGAACGATTCTTCAGGTTCGTGTTAGCCAAACCCATTGCCTACCTCGAATCCAAACGCTTTTGGATCTGA